One region of Streptomyces subrutilus genomic DNA includes:
- the nsdA gene encoding transcriptional repressor NsdA, producing the protein MSGNGASGTDGDSTESADRNVQLTSWFVRSGWSKGELARQVNRRARQMGAHHISTDTSRVRRWLDGEQPREPVPRILSELFSERFGSVVAIEQLGLRTAHQTPSVSGVDLPWAGPQTVELLGEFSRSDLMLARRGFLGTSLALSAGPALIEPMQRWLVPAPAADPGPRAAGPAGTLGGPRPPRLSEPELDLLDATTVMFRQWDAQCGGGLRRKAVVGQLHEVTDLLQENHPAPVMKRLFKVAAELAELAGWMSYDIGLHPTAQKYFVLALHAAKEAGDKPLGSYILSGMSRQMIHLGRPEDALELIHLAQYGSRDCAGPRTQAMLYAMEARAYANMGQPSRCKRAVRMAEDTFGDVGFGGEPEPDWIRFFSEAELNGENSHSYRDLAYVAGRSPTYASLAEPVMERAVELFEKDEEHQRSYALNLIGMATVHLLQREPEQATVLVGRALDVAQKVRSERVNTRLRKTVDTAAREYGDVADVVRLTDILAARLPEAAEAV; encoded by the coding sequence CGTCGTGGTTCGTCCGCAGCGGCTGGTCGAAGGGCGAGCTGGCCCGACAGGTCAACCGCCGGGCCCGCCAGATGGGCGCCCACCACATCAGCACGGACACCTCCCGGGTGCGCCGCTGGCTCGACGGCGAACAGCCCCGCGAGCCCGTCCCGCGGATCCTCTCCGAGCTGTTCTCGGAGCGCTTCGGCTCCGTGGTCGCCATCGAGCAGCTCGGCCTGCGCACCGCCCACCAGACCCCCTCGGTCTCCGGTGTCGACCTGCCCTGGGCCGGCCCGCAGACCGTCGAGCTGCTCGGCGAGTTCTCCCGCAGCGACCTGATGCTGGCCCGCCGCGGCTTCCTCGGGACCTCGCTCGCCCTCTCCGCCGGCCCCGCCCTCATCGAGCCCATGCAGCGCTGGCTCGTCCCGGCCCCGGCCGCCGACCCGGGACCGCGTGCGGCGGGGCCGGCGGGCACCCTCGGCGGCCCCCGGCCGCCCCGGCTCTCCGAACCCGAGCTCGACCTCCTCGACGCCACCACCGTCATGTTCCGCCAGTGGGACGCCCAGTGCGGCGGCGGACTGCGCCGAAAGGCGGTCGTGGGCCAGCTCCACGAGGTCACCGACCTGCTCCAGGAGAACCACCCGGCCCCCGTCATGAAGCGGCTCTTCAAGGTCGCCGCGGAACTCGCCGAACTGGCCGGCTGGATGAGCTACGACATCGGCCTGCACCCCACCGCGCAGAAGTACTTCGTCCTCGCCCTGCACGCCGCGAAGGAGGCCGGGGACAAGCCGCTCGGCTCGTACATCCTCTCCGGGATGAGCCGTCAGATGATCCACCTCGGCCGCCCCGAGGACGCCCTGGAGCTCATCCACCTCGCCCAGTACGGCAGCCGCGACTGCGCGGGCCCGCGCACCCAGGCCATGCTGTATGCGATGGAGGCCCGCGCCTACGCCAACATGGGGCAGCCCAGCCGCTGCAAGCGGGCCGTCCGGATGGCCGAGGACACCTTCGGCGACGTCGGCTTCGGGGGCGAGCCCGAACCCGACTGGATCCGCTTCTTCTCCGAGGCGGAACTGAACGGCGAGAACTCCCACTCGTACCGGGACCTGGCCTACGTCGCCGGGCGCAGCCCCACGTACGCCTCCCTCGCCGAGCCCGTCATGGAGCGGGCCGTGGAACTCTTCGAGAAGGACGAGGAGCACCAGCGCTCCTACGCCCTCAACCTCATCGGCATGGCCACCGTCCACCTGCTCCAGCGCGAGCCCGAGCAGGCCACCGTCCTCGTCGGCCGGGCCCTCGACGTGGCGCAAAAGGTCCGGTCCGAGCGGGTGAACACCCGGCTTCGCAAGACCGTCGACACCGCCGCCCGTGAGTACGGTGACGTCGCCGACGTCGTCCGGCTCACCGACATCCTCGCCGCCCGGCTCCCCGAAGCCGCGGAGGCCGTCTGA
- a CDS encoding ammonium transporter — protein MASAITTLAADAPTLSAANTGFMLICSALVMLMTPGLAFFYGGMVRVKSSLNMLMMSFISLGIVTILWVLYGFSLAFGTDSGSLIGWNSDYVGLSGIGITELWDGYTIPVYVFAVFQLMFAVITPALISGALADRVKFSAWALFTALWVTVVYFPVAHWVWGAGGWLFELGVIDFAGGTAVHINAGAAALGVILVIGKRVGFKKDPMRPHSLPLVMLGAGLLWFGWFGFNAGSWLGNDDGVGAVMFVNTQVATAAAMLAWLAYEKLRHGSFTTLGAASGAVAGLVAITPAGGAVSPLGAIAVGAIAGLLCAMAVGLKYKFGFDDSLDVVGVHLVGGIAGSLLVGFFATGGVQSDVAGLFYGGGLEQLGKQAIGVFAVLAYSLVASALLAFLLDKTMGMRVTEDDEVSGIDQVEHAETAYDFSGAGGGSSSRSTAVPVPAAAASKKVDA, from the coding sequence ATGGCATCAGCCATCACGACCCTCGCGGCAGACGCCCCGACGCTGTCTGCCGCGAACACCGGGTTCATGCTCATCTGCTCCGCCCTGGTCATGCTGATGACCCCGGGACTCGCCTTCTTCTACGGAGGCATGGTCCGCGTCAAGAGCAGCCTCAACATGCTGATGATGAGCTTCATCAGCCTCGGGATCGTCACGATCCTGTGGGTCCTCTACGGCTTCAGCCTCGCCTTCGGCACCGACTCCGGCTCCCTCATCGGCTGGAACTCCGACTACGTGGGCCTCAGCGGCATCGGCATCACCGAGCTGTGGGACGGCTACACCATCCCGGTCTACGTCTTCGCCGTCTTCCAGCTGATGTTCGCCGTGATCACCCCCGCCCTGATCAGCGGCGCCCTCGCCGACCGGGTGAAGTTCAGCGCCTGGGCCCTGTTCACCGCCCTGTGGGTCACCGTCGTCTACTTCCCCGTCGCCCACTGGGTCTGGGGCGCGGGCGGCTGGCTCTTCGAGCTCGGCGTCATCGACTTCGCGGGCGGCACCGCCGTCCACATCAACGCCGGCGCCGCCGCCCTCGGCGTGATCCTGGTCATCGGCAAGCGCGTCGGCTTCAAGAAGGACCCGATGCGCCCGCACAGCCTCCCCCTGGTGATGCTCGGCGCCGGCCTCCTCTGGTTCGGCTGGTTCGGGTTCAACGCCGGCTCCTGGCTCGGCAACGACGACGGCGTCGGCGCGGTCATGTTCGTCAACACGCAGGTGGCCACGGCCGCCGCCATGCTCGCCTGGCTCGCCTACGAGAAGCTGCGCCACGGCTCCTTCACCACCCTCGGCGCCGCCTCCGGCGCGGTCGCCGGCCTCGTCGCCATCACCCCCGCGGGCGGCGCCGTCAGCCCGCTCGGCGCGATCGCCGTCGGCGCCATCGCCGGCCTGCTCTGCGCCATGGCGGTGGGCCTGAAGTACAAGTTCGGCTTCGACGACTCCCTCGACGTGGTCGGCGTGCACCTCGTCGGCGGCATCGCCGGCTCCCTGCTCGTGGGCTTCTTCGCCACCGGCGGGGTCCAGTCCGACGTCGCGGGCCTCTTCTACGGCGGCGGCCTGGAGCAGCTCGGCAAGCAGGCCATCGGAGTCTTCGCCGTCCTCGCCTACTCTCTCGTCGCGTCCGCCCTGCTCGCCTTCCTCCTCGACAAGACGATGGGGATGCGGGTTACCGAGGACGACGAGGTCTCCGGCATCGACCAGGTCGAACACGCCGAGACCGCCTACGACTTCAGCGGAGCGGGCGGCGGATCCTCCTCCAGGAGCACCGCCGTACCCGTCCCCGCCGCCGCCGCGAGCAAGAAGGTAGACGCATGA
- a CDS encoding P-II family nitrogen regulator — MKLITAIVKPHKLDEIKEALQAFGVQGLTVTEASGYGRQRGHTEVYRGAEYTVDLVPKIRIEVLTDDADADDVIDVIVRAAATGKIGDGKVWSVPVDSVVRVRTRERGADAL, encoded by the coding sequence ATGAAGCTGATCACCGCGATCGTCAAGCCGCACAAGCTGGACGAGATCAAGGAAGCCCTCCAGGCCTTCGGGGTCCAGGGACTCACGGTCACCGAGGCGAGCGGCTACGGCCGCCAGCGCGGCCACACCGAGGTCTACCGCGGCGCCGAGTACACCGTGGACCTCGTACCCAAGATCCGCATCGAGGTGCTCACCGACGACGCCGACGCCGACGACGTGATCGACGTCATCGTGCGGGCCGCCGCCACCGGCAAGATCGGCGACGGCAAGGTGTGGAGCGTCCCCGTGGACTCGGTCGTCCGGGTCCGCACCCGCGAGCGCGGCGCTGACGCGCTCTAG
- a CDS encoding [protein-PII] uridylyltransferase, with amino-acid sequence MTSVEETTDHTADSGPSGYAAARLRLLQEESRSGPSRRSALAGLTDTWLSALFADAVRETGVRGASLVAVGGYGRGELSPRSDLDLVLLHDGKAEPRQLSALADRLWYPVWDLGLALDHSVRTPGEARKTAAEDLKVHLGLLDARPVAGDAGLLAGLRTSVLADWRNQAAKRLPQLHSLCRERAERAGELRFLLEPDLKEARGGLRDATALRAVAASWLADAPRQGLAEARRRLLDARDALHLVTGRATDRLALQEQDQVAAQLGLLDADALLREVYEAARVVAYAGDVTWREVGRVLRARSARPRLRGLLGTRAPAAAPRAPLAEGVVESDGEAVLALAARPDRDPALALRLAAAAAQAGLPVSLHALRRLAAQAKPLPVPWPAEAREQLLTLLGAGEPMVAVWEAMEAEGLITRLLPDWERVRCRPQRNPVHTWTVDRHLVETAVRASALTRRVGRPDLLLMAALLHDIGKGWPGDHSVAGETIARDVAARVGFDARDVAVLGTLVRHHLLLIDTATRRDLDDPATVRTVAGAVGSVGTLEILHALTEADALATGPAAWSTWRGSLVADLVARVAAVLRGAPQEGPEPEIPTTEQERLAVEALRTGEPVLALHARQEEDAVGVELVVAVPDQPGVLPAAAGVLALHRLTVRAADLRSVELPDRLGEVLVLRWRVAAEYGALPEAARLRTDLVRALDGSLDVPSKLADREAAYPRRRGVVPPPPRVTVVADVSALATVLEVRAPDAVGLLHRVGRALESAGVRVRSAHVSTLGANAVDTVYVVDGDGKPLPPREAAALAASVRAALS; translated from the coding sequence GTGACGAGCGTCGAAGAGACCACGGACCACACGGCCGACTCGGGACCCAGCGGATACGCCGCGGCCCGGCTGCGACTCCTCCAGGAGGAGTCGCGGTCCGGGCCTTCGCGGCGTTCCGCCCTGGCCGGGCTGACCGACACATGGCTGAGCGCGCTGTTCGCGGACGCCGTCCGGGAGACCGGCGTACGCGGCGCCTCCCTGGTGGCCGTCGGCGGCTACGGGCGGGGCGAGCTCTCCCCGCGCAGCGACCTCGACCTGGTGCTGCTCCACGACGGCAAGGCCGAGCCGCGGCAGCTCAGCGCGCTCGCCGACCGCCTCTGGTACCCGGTGTGGGACCTGGGCCTCGCCCTCGACCACTCCGTACGGACACCCGGCGAGGCCCGCAAGACGGCCGCCGAGGACCTCAAGGTGCACCTCGGGCTGCTGGACGCCCGGCCGGTCGCCGGAGACGCGGGCCTCCTCGCGGGCCTGCGCACCTCCGTGCTGGCCGACTGGCGCAACCAGGCCGCCAAACGCCTCCCGCAGCTGCACTCCCTGTGCCGGGAGCGGGCCGAGCGCGCCGGGGAGCTCCGCTTCCTGCTGGAACCCGACCTCAAGGAGGCCCGCGGCGGGCTGCGGGACGCCACCGCGCTGCGGGCGGTGGCGGCGTCCTGGCTGGCCGACGCCCCGCGCCAGGGCCTCGCCGAGGCCCGGCGCCGCCTCCTCGACGCCCGGGACGCCCTGCACCTGGTGACGGGCCGGGCCACCGACCGGCTCGCGCTCCAGGAACAGGACCAGGTCGCGGCGCAGCTCGGGCTGCTCGACGCGGACGCGCTGCTCCGCGAGGTGTACGAGGCCGCGCGGGTCGTGGCGTACGCCGGCGACGTGACCTGGCGGGAGGTCGGGCGGGTACTGCGGGCCCGCTCCGCCCGGCCGCGGCTGCGCGGACTGCTCGGCACCCGGGCCCCGGCGGCGGCCCCGCGGGCGCCGCTGGCCGAAGGGGTCGTGGAGTCCGACGGCGAGGCCGTGCTGGCCCTGGCCGCGCGCCCCGACCGGGATCCGGCCCTGGCGCTGCGGCTCGCCGCGGCGGCCGCGCAGGCGGGGCTGCCCGTATCGCTGCACGCCCTGCGCAGGCTCGCGGCCCAGGCCAAGCCGCTGCCGGTGCCGTGGCCGGCGGAGGCCCGCGAGCAGCTGCTGACGCTGCTGGGCGCGGGGGAGCCGATGGTGGCCGTGTGGGAGGCCATGGAGGCGGAGGGCCTGATCACCCGGCTGCTGCCCGACTGGGAGCGGGTCCGGTGCCGGCCCCAGCGCAACCCCGTCCACACCTGGACCGTGGACCGGCACCTGGTCGAGACCGCCGTGCGCGCCTCCGCCCTCACCCGCCGGGTCGGCCGCCCCGACCTGCTCCTGATGGCCGCCCTGCTGCACGACATCGGCAAGGGCTGGCCGGGGGACCACTCGGTCGCGGGCGAGACCATCGCCCGCGACGTCGCCGCCCGGGTCGGCTTCGACGCCCGCGACGTCGCCGTCCTGGGCACGCTCGTACGCCACCACCTGCTGCTGATCGACACCGCGACCCGGCGCGACCTGGACGACCCGGCTACGGTCCGCACGGTCGCCGGGGCCGTGGGGTCGGTGGGGACGCTGGAGATACTGCACGCCCTGACGGAGGCCGACGCGCTGGCCACCGGCCCGGCGGCGTGGAGCACCTGGCGGGGCTCGCTGGTCGCGGACCTCGTCGCGCGGGTCGCGGCCGTCCTGCGCGGGGCGCCGCAGGAGGGGCCGGAGCCGGAGATCCCGACGACCGAGCAGGAGCGCCTGGCGGTGGAGGCCCTGCGCACCGGGGAGCCGGTGCTCGCGCTCCACGCCCGCCAGGAGGAGGACGCGGTCGGCGTGGAGCTGGTCGTGGCCGTCCCCGACCAGCCGGGGGTCCTCCCGGCGGCGGCCGGGGTCCTGGCCCTGCACCGGCTGACCGTCCGGGCGGCGGATTTGCGCTCCGTGGAGCTCCCGGACCGGCTCGGGGAGGTCCTGGTGCTGCGGTGGCGGGTGGCCGCCGAGTACGGGGCGCTGCCCGAGGCCGCCCGGCTGCGCACCGACCTGGTGCGGGCCCTGGACGGCTCGCTGGACGTCCCGTCGAAGCTGGCGGACCGCGAGGCGGCGTATCCGCGCAGGCGCGGGGTGGTTCCGCCGCCGCCCCGGGTCACGGTGGTCGCGGACGTCTCCGCCCTGGCCACGGTCCTGGAGGTGCGGGCCCCGGACGCGGTCGGCCTGCTGCACCGCGTCGGCCGTGCGCTGGAATCGGCGGGGGTGCGGGTGCGCAGCGCGCACGTCTCGACGCTGGGGGCCAACGCGGTGGACACCGTGTACGTGGTCGACGGCGACGGCAAGCCCCTGCCCCCGCGGGAGGCCGCCGCCCTGGCCGCCTCGGTGCGGGCCGCCCTCTCGTAG
- the ffh gene encoding signal recognition particle protein codes for MFDTLSDRLANTFKGLRGKGRLSEADIDAAAREIRIALLEADVALPVVRSFIANVKERARGEEVSKALNPGQQVLKIVNDELVTILGGETRRLRFAKTAPTVIMLAGLQGAGKTTLAGKLGLWLKGQGHTPLLVACDLQRPNAVNQLSVVADRAGVAFYGPQPGNGVGDPVQVAKDSIEYARTKQHDIVIVDTAGRLGIDQELMRQAADIRDAVSPDEILFVVDAMIGQDAVNTAEAFRDGVGFDGVVLSKLDGDARGGAALSIAHVTGKQIMFASNGEKLDEFDAFHPDRMAGRILDMGDMLTLIEQAEKTFSQAEAEKMAAKLQKGPKEFTLDDFLAQMEQVRKMGSISKLLGMLPGMGQIKDQINNIDERDVDRTAAIIKSMTPAERQDPTIINGSRRARIAKGSGTEVSAVKSLVERFFDARKMMSRMAQGGGMPGMPGIPGMGGGPGRQKKQVKQAKGKRKSGNPMKRREEEAAAAARREQGPQAVEPAPGANPFGLPAGGGQPGQDFDLPDEFKKFMK; via the coding sequence GTGTTCGATACGCTCTCCGACCGCTTGGCGAATACCTTCAAGGGCCTGCGCGGCAAAGGCCGGCTGTCCGAGGCTGACATCGACGCAGCGGCCCGGGAAATCCGTATCGCCCTCCTCGAGGCCGACGTCGCCCTCCCGGTCGTGCGCTCCTTCATCGCGAACGTCAAGGAACGCGCGCGCGGCGAAGAGGTCAGCAAGGCCCTGAACCCGGGCCAGCAGGTCCTCAAGATCGTCAACGACGAGCTCGTCACGATCCTCGGCGGCGAGACCCGGCGGCTGCGTTTCGCCAAGACCGCCCCCACCGTCATCATGCTGGCCGGTCTCCAGGGTGCCGGTAAGACCACCCTCGCCGGAAAGCTCGGCCTGTGGCTGAAGGGGCAGGGCCACACCCCGCTCCTGGTCGCCTGCGACCTCCAGCGCCCCAACGCCGTCAACCAGCTCTCCGTCGTCGCCGACCGCGCGGGCGTGGCCTTCTACGGCCCCCAGCCGGGCAACGGCGTCGGTGACCCGGTCCAGGTCGCCAAGGACTCGATCGAGTACGCGCGCACCAAGCAGCACGACATCGTCATCGTCGACACCGCCGGCCGCCTCGGCATCGACCAGGAGCTGATGCGGCAGGCCGCGGACATCCGCGACGCCGTCAGCCCCGACGAGATCCTCTTCGTCGTCGACGCCATGATCGGTCAGGACGCGGTCAACACCGCCGAGGCCTTCCGCGACGGCGTCGGCTTCGACGGCGTCGTGCTCTCGAAGCTCGACGGCGACGCCCGCGGTGGTGCCGCGCTCTCCATCGCGCACGTCACCGGCAAGCAGATCATGTTCGCCTCGAACGGCGAGAAGCTCGACGAGTTCGACGCCTTCCACCCGGACCGCATGGCGGGCCGGATCCTCGACATGGGTGACATGCTCACCCTCATCGAGCAGGCCGAGAAGACCTTCAGCCAGGCCGAAGCCGAGAAGATGGCGGCCAAGCTGCAGAAGGGCCCCAAGGAGTTCACGCTCGACGACTTCCTGGCCCAGATGGAGCAGGTCCGCAAGATGGGCTCCATCTCCAAGCTGCTCGGCATGCTGCCCGGCATGGGGCAGATCAAGGACCAGATCAACAACATCGACGAGCGCGACGTGGACCGCACCGCCGCGATCATCAAGTCGATGACCCCGGCCGAGCGCCAGGACCCCACGATCATCAACGGCTCGCGCCGCGCCCGTATCGCCAAGGGCTCCGGCACCGAGGTCAGCGCGGTCAAGTCGCTCGTGGAGCGGTTCTTCGACGCCCGCAAGATGATGTCCCGCATGGCCCAGGGCGGCGGCATGCCGGGCATGCCCGGCATCCCCGGGATGGGCGGCGGCCCCGGCCGGCAGAAGAAGCAGGTCAAGCAGGCCAAGGGCAAGCGCAAGAGCGGCAACCCGATGAAGCGCAGGGAAGAGGAGGCCGCCGCGGCGGCCCGCCGCGAGCAGGGCCCGCAGGCGGTCGAGCCCGCGCCGGGGGCCAACCCGTTCGGCCTTCCGGCCGGCGGCGGTCAGCCGGGTCAGGACTTCGACCTCCCGGACGAGTTCAAGAAGTTCATGAAGTAG
- the ftsH gene encoding ATP-dependent zinc metalloprotease FtsH, whose translation MPTPTPVPPRDRADTPWRSEGAPPTPPPKKRMPGGWRGLILTALIVYLITNLVLSFFNEGDEPTISYTEFSKQVAAGNVSKIYSKGDAIQGQLKAEQPMPDGDKGDYTKFVTQRPAFADDELWANLTKQNVNVTASPVVVQRSFLANLLLSLAPMLLLVLLWVFVARRMSAGMGGAMGGLGRKAPPKPVELDQGAPRTTFADVAGIDEVEGELNDVVDFLKNPQAYRKLGARMPGGVLLSGPPGTGKTLLARAVAGEAGVPFFSASASEFIEMIVGVGASRVRELFTEARKVAPAIIFIDEIDTIGRVRGGGTMGGHDEREQTLNQILTEMDGFSGSEGVVVLAATNRADVLDPALTRPGRFDRTVVVSPPDRGGREAILRIHTRDIPLAPGVDLAQVARTTPGMTGAELANLANEAALLAVKRRQDQVTQSDLSDALEKVQLGAERSLVMPLEERRRTAYHESGHALLGMLQPGADPVRKITIVPRGRALGVTLSTPDADRYAYTEPYLRGRIIGALGGMAAEHVVYDVITTGAENDLEQVTNIARGMVGRWGMSDRVGKLTAIPSDGAGPYGLSAAPTTLDAVDHEMRRIVDECYVEACRLLRENRPKLDALAEALLANETLDESAAYAAAGITRLTKGHDPA comes from the coding sequence GTGCCCACCCCCACCCCCGTACCGCCCCGCGACCGGGCCGACACGCCCTGGCGCTCCGAGGGCGCGCCGCCCACGCCTCCGCCGAAGAAGCGGATGCCGGGCGGCTGGCGCGGGTTGATCCTCACCGCCCTGATCGTGTACCTGATCACCAACCTGGTGCTGTCCTTCTTCAACGAGGGGGACGAGCCGACCATCTCGTACACCGAGTTCAGCAAGCAGGTCGCGGCCGGCAACGTCTCGAAGATCTACTCCAAGGGCGACGCGATCCAGGGCCAGCTCAAAGCCGAGCAGCCGATGCCCGACGGGGACAAGGGCGACTACACCAAGTTCGTCACCCAGCGCCCCGCCTTCGCCGACGACGAGCTGTGGGCGAACCTCACCAAGCAGAACGTGAACGTGACCGCCTCCCCGGTCGTCGTGCAGCGCAGCTTCCTGGCCAACCTCCTGCTCTCCCTCGCCCCGATGCTGCTCCTGGTCCTGCTGTGGGTGTTCGTCGCCCGCCGGATGAGCGCGGGGATGGGCGGCGCCATGGGCGGGCTGGGCCGCAAGGCGCCGCCCAAGCCGGTGGAGCTCGACCAGGGCGCCCCGCGCACCACCTTCGCGGACGTGGCGGGCATCGACGAGGTCGAGGGCGAGCTCAACGACGTCGTCGACTTCCTGAAGAACCCCCAGGCCTACCGGAAGCTGGGCGCCCGGATGCCCGGCGGCGTCCTGCTGTCCGGCCCGCCCGGTACGGGAAAGACCCTGCTCGCCCGCGCGGTGGCGGGCGAGGCCGGGGTGCCGTTCTTCTCCGCCTCCGCCTCCGAGTTCATCGAGATGATCGTCGGAGTCGGCGCCTCCCGGGTCCGCGAACTGTTCACCGAGGCCCGCAAGGTGGCCCCCGCGATCATCTTCATCGACGAGATCGACACCATCGGACGCGTGCGCGGCGGCGGGACCATGGGCGGCCACGACGAACGCGAACAGACCCTCAACCAGATCCTCACCGAGATGGACGGCTTCTCGGGCTCCGAAGGGGTGGTCGTCCTCGCCGCCACCAACCGCGCGGACGTCCTGGACCCCGCCCTCACCCGGCCCGGCCGCTTCGACCGCACGGTGGTCGTCTCCCCGCCCGACCGGGGCGGGCGCGAGGCGATTTTGCGCATCCACACCCGGGACATCCCGCTCGCCCCGGGCGTCGACCTGGCACAGGTGGCCCGCACCACCCCCGGCATGACCGGCGCCGAACTGGCGAACCTGGCCAACGAGGCCGCGCTGCTCGCCGTCAAGCGACGGCAGGACCAGGTCACCCAGTCCGACCTGTCCGACGCCCTGGAGAAGGTCCAGCTCGGTGCGGAGCGCTCCCTGGTCATGCCGCTGGAGGAGCGCCGCCGCACGGCCTACCACGAGAGCGGCCACGCCCTCCTGGGCATGCTCCAGCCGGGCGCCGATCCGGTCCGCAAGATCACCATCGTGCCCCGCGGCCGCGCCCTCGGCGTCACCCTCTCGACCCCGGACGCCGACCGGTACGCCTACACCGAGCCGTACCTGCGCGGCCGCATCATCGGGGCGCTCGGCGGCATGGCCGCCGAGCACGTGGTCTACGACGTCATCACCACGGGCGCGGAGAACGACCTCGAACAGGTCACCAACATCGCCCGCGGCATGGTCGGCCGCTGGGGCATGAGCGACCGCGTCGGCAAGCTCACCGCCATCCCGTCCGACGGCGCCGGCCCCTACGGCCTGTCCGCCGCCCCCACCACGCTCGACGCCGTGGACCACGAGATGCGGCGGATCGTCGACGAGTGCTACGTGGAGGCCTGCCGCCTGCTGCGCGAGAACCGCCCGAAACTCGACGCCCTGGCCGAGGCCCTCCTCGCCAACGAGACTCTGGACGAATCGGCCGCCTACGCCGCCGCCGGCATCACCCGCCTGACGAAGGGCCACGACCCCGCATGA
- a CDS encoding methyltransferase type 11: MTPTPTATLVARDWAEIQERMLVPLYEAVYDRLEVGPGDRLLGLGCGAGLPLLLAAGRGAAATGVEADPARRALARERLLEVLAAPPSAPGGAPADGPYDALLAFSPDPAALERALPAVRRGGAVVLADWGPAERCTVPAVLGGGPVPRDLDALLERAGLRPDGSGRVFCPFGYADVDSAVRGLLSTGLYPVAGTGGSTRAEGAAPLGMADPALAEKELAVALHPYERPDGAVWLPNIFRYVIARVA; the protein is encoded by the coding sequence ATGACACCGACGCCGACCGCGACGCTCGTCGCCCGGGACTGGGCCGAGATCCAGGAACGGATGCTGGTACCGCTGTACGAGGCGGTCTACGACCGGCTGGAGGTCGGGCCGGGAGACCGGCTGCTGGGCCTCGGCTGCGGGGCCGGCCTGCCCCTGCTGCTCGCGGCCGGGCGGGGAGCCGCGGCCACCGGCGTGGAGGCGGATCCGGCCCGGCGGGCACTGGCCCGCGAGCGGCTCCTGGAGGTGCTGGCGGCTCCGCCGTCCGCGCCGGGGGGCGCGCCGGCCGACGGGCCGTACGACGCCCTGCTGGCCTTCTCGCCCGACCCGGCGGCGCTGGAGCGGGCCCTGCCCGCGGTCCGGCGCGGCGGGGCGGTGGTGCTGGCCGACTGGGGCCCGGCGGAGCGGTGCACCGTGCCCGCGGTCCTGGGCGGCGGTCCCGTGCCGCGGGACCTGGACGCGCTCCTGGAGCGGGCCGGGCTGCGGCCGGACGGGTCGGGGCGGGTGTTCTGCCCGTTCGGCTACGCGGACGTGGACAGCGCGGTGCGCGGGCTGCTGTCGACGGGGCTGTACCCGGTCGCGGGCACCGGTGGCTCCACCCGGGCCGAGGGCGCCGCGCCCCTCGGGATGGCCGATCCCGCGCTGGCGGAGAAGGAGCTGGCGGTCGCCCTTCACCCGTACGAGCGGCCCGACGGGGCCGTTTGGCTGCCGAACATCTTCCGGTATGTGATCGCCCGGGTGGCATAG